From Oscillatoria sp. FACHB-1407, one genomic window encodes:
- a CDS encoding MOSC domain-containing protein has product MTKATVGTVVSLWRYPVKSMLGEELNASLVTEEGLWGDRTYALLDSHGKTISAKSPRKWGKMFDCRAALEESSKVKITLPDGTVVLSDAAEVNEVLSQAFGQPVKLETVAPAEPSIEMYTPDIDGLPDQDQITDISIRPNTFFDAATLHLLTTATLNQLQTFATDSRFEPRRFRPNLVVQPTNGATGFVENDWVGKTLAIGDDVRLSVTKPCGRCVMTTMAQSELPNDLNILKTVMQHNQGNVGIYASVVQGGTIRRGDEVVVLES; this is encoded by the coding sequence ATGACCAAAGCAACTGTGGGCACTGTCGTGTCGCTGTGGCGTTATCCAGTTAAGTCAATGTTGGGGGAGGAGCTAAATGCTTCTCTCGTCACAGAAGAGGGACTATGGGGCGATCGCACCTATGCGTTGCTCGATAGCCATGGCAAAACCATCAGTGCCAAGTCGCCGCGCAAGTGGGGCAAGATGTTTGACTGTCGCGCTGCTTTAGAGGAATCCTCAAAGGTCAAAATTACGTTGCCCGATGGCACCGTTGTTCTCAGCGATGCGGCTGAGGTGAATGAAGTTCTCTCGCAGGCATTTGGGCAACCCGTTAAGTTAGAAACCGTTGCCCCCGCAGAGCCGAGCATCGAGATGTACACTCCCGACATCGACGGATTACCCGATCAAGACCAAATCACCGATATTTCCATTCGACCCAACACCTTTTTTGATGCGGCTACACTGCATCTGCTCACTACAGCAACTCTGAATCAACTCCAGACATTTGCAACCGATTCTCGATTTGAGCCACGTCGCTTTCGCCCTAACTTAGTAGTGCAGCCAACGAACGGCGCAACGGGATTTGTGGAGAACGATTGGGTCGGTAAGACGTTGGCGATCGGGGATGACGTGCGTCTCAGTGTGACAAAGCCTTGCGGTCGTTGTGTGATGACGACGATGGCTCAAAGTGAGTTGCCTAATGATCTGAACATTCTGAAAACCGTGATGCAACACAATCAGGGCAATGTTGGTATCTATGCCAGTGTGGTGCAGGGCGGCACGATTCGACGAGGTGATGAGGTTGTAGTTTTGGAATCCTGA
- a CDS encoding acyl-CoA dehydrogenase family protein, with protein MTTKIWNQEEYWGLGYDFDPQWTLTAEQQTLQAKLIEICATVLRPNAIESDRTLIYPRKNFETLASLGLLGLFVPKEWGGLGENHVCAAMVVETIARYGCPSTAMCYTMHLGATAAALFRSHNSPELQDLLKRLDKEVLIGTLSYSDPETGSHFWYPVSSRAEQLGDSWQVFKKASWTTSAGFADWYIVQTTSPEFDGNYSDLSCFLIYRDEVTAEPHKWDALGLRGNQSGTLLVDGVTVPLDRMVGPKGDGTASNDEIVDPFFLLCSSACWNGIAMGAIDIAKRHVTRKKHVDVGMRVADYPTIQDYFGEAIIDTNACRMFTLSMGQLMDNLTSHCDWSIHADLTALPRSNYLPWYWQIKFAAAKNVAHVCDKMLHACGGSGFKKDMEIERYLRDGKAGWVMGPTNEVLRQFVGKLALLGFESLDYWNQSVNERVLNNEVKKLDAAGKRQLAEQLLAQAAAQESASKPLVTSTV; from the coding sequence ATGACAACAAAGATTTGGAATCAAGAAGAGTATTGGGGTTTAGGTTACGATTTTGATCCGCAGTGGACACTGACTGCCGAGCAACAAACATTGCAGGCGAAGTTAATTGAGATTTGTGCAACGGTTCTGCGCCCGAACGCGATTGAAAGCGATCGCACTCTCATATATCCCCGCAAAAACTTTGAGACATTGGCATCGTTAGGCTTACTCGGTTTGTTTGTGCCAAAAGAGTGGGGCGGATTAGGCGAAAACCATGTCTGTGCTGCCATGGTGGTGGAAACGATCGCCCGATATGGTTGCCCCAGCACAGCTATGTGCTACACGATGCACTTAGGCGCAACCGCAGCAGCTTTATTTCGATCGCACAATAGCCCCGAATTGCAAGACCTCTTAAAGCGACTCGACAAAGAGGTTCTCATCGGCACGCTCTCCTACTCTGACCCGGAAACCGGATCGCACTTCTGGTATCCCGTTTCCTCCAGAGCAGAGCAGTTGGGTGATTCCTGGCAAGTCTTTAAAAAAGCGTCGTGGACGACCTCTGCCGGATTCGCCGACTGGTACATCGTGCAGACGACCAGTCCAGAGTTTGATGGTAATTACTCCGATCTCTCATGCTTCCTGATCTATCGCGATGAGGTAACGGCTGAACCCCACAAATGGGATGCGTTGGGCTTGCGGGGCAACCAGTCCGGTACGTTGCTTGTCGATGGGGTGACTGTTCCCCTCGATCGCATGGTGGGTCCCAAAGGGGATGGCACTGCCTCCAACGACGAAATTGTTGACCCCTTCTTTTTGCTCTGTTCTTCAGCTTGCTGGAACGGTATTGCCATGGGGGCGATCGACATTGCAAAGCGTCATGTAACCCGCAAGAAGCACGTTGATGTAGGGATGCGTGTTGCTGACTATCCCACCATTCAGGACTACTTTGGGGAAGCTATCATCGACACCAATGCCTGCCGCATGTTCACATTGTCGATGGGGCAGTTGATGGATAATTTAACTAGCCACTGTGACTGGTCAATTCACGCCGATCTAACTGCACTACCGCGATCGAACTACCTGCCCTGGTATTGGCAAATTAAATTTGCCGCTGCGAAGAATGTAGCCCATGTGTGCGACAAGATGTTGCACGCCTGCGGTGGCTCCGGCTTCAAAAAAGACATGGAAATTGAACGCTATTTGCGCGATGGCAAAGCGGGTTGGGTGATGGGTCCCACCAATGAAGTGTTGCGTCAGTTTGTTGGCAAGTTAGCTCTGTTGGGCTTTGAATCCCTTGATTATTGGAACCAAAGCGTCAACGAGCGGGTTCTCAACAACGAAGTGAAAAAACTGGATGCCGCAGGCAAACGTCAACTTGCAGAGCAATTATTGGCACAAGCCGCCGCACAGGAATCTGCCTCTAAACCACTAGTGACCAGTACCGTGTAA
- a CDS encoding ammonium transporter, with product MSPEAQEFLGTFVSESFYYWASVFMLLIHAGFLAYEGGASRTKNVLATMVKNLLTLASVGLAFFFFGWWVYNAFPFFPITGGIMGPWTNPEASETVAAAMPLVEASYPWSPALGPNTADHLTGVFFFAFALFAMTTASILSGALIERVKVGAYLIMSIVLGGFTWVVAAAWGWNPFGWFFTELGYHDFGCSAVVHGVSGFFTLGVLLNLGPRIGKYDANGKPRPILPHNLPLTMVGLMLIFVGFYAFLAACLIFLPGYDGEFTIYATPMTLASVGVNTTLALAAGLIGAYISSKSDPFFTISGGLAGIISVGAGMDLYHPSVVIVLAFIGAFLMPKVIIAIEKFGIDDAVGAVGVHGFCGLFGSIVTGIAAAGFPQGDGIPNINFLGQLTGALICVVLLGFIPGYGVSWLLKKFNLLRVSADEEIAGLDIADMGAEGYPEYATMSFVTGSSKGKSAQPASMNSPELATE from the coding sequence ATGTCTCCCGAAGCACAAGAATTTCTAGGAACATTTGTTTCCGAAAGTTTCTACTACTGGGCTTCTGTCTTCATGCTATTGATCCACGCTGGATTTTTAGCTTACGAAGGCGGAGCCTCCCGAACTAAAAACGTTCTCGCTACGATGGTCAAGAACTTGCTGACCTTAGCCAGCGTTGGTCTGGCGTTTTTCTTTTTTGGTTGGTGGGTTTACAATGCGTTCCCGTTCTTCCCCATCACTGGAGGAATTATGGGACCGTGGACGAATCCAGAAGCGAGCGAAACGGTTGCAGCCGCAATGCCCCTTGTTGAAGCGTCCTATCCCTGGTCACCTGCTTTAGGTCCCAATACGGCGGATCACTTAACAGGTGTTTTCTTCTTCGCCTTTGCCTTGTTCGCCATGACAACTGCTTCTATTCTGTCAGGCGCATTAATTGAGCGAGTCAAGGTAGGTGCTTACCTGATTATGTCAATTGTCCTGGGAGGATTTACCTGGGTTGTTGCCGCTGCTTGGGGATGGAATCCGTTTGGATGGTTCTTCACCGAGTTGGGCTACCACGATTTTGGTTGCTCTGCGGTTGTGCATGGAGTATCTGGTTTCTTTACGTTGGGTGTTTTGCTCAATCTTGGACCCAGAATTGGTAAGTACGATGCGAATGGTAAACCCAGACCCATTCTGCCTCACAACCTGCCTCTAACCATGGTTGGATTAATGCTGATCTTTGTCGGCTTCTATGCGTTTCTGGCAGCCTGTTTGATCTTCTTACCTGGCTACGATGGAGAGTTTACTATTTACGCTACACCCATGACGCTGGCTTCCGTCGGGGTTAACACTACCCTGGCACTAGCGGCTGGTTTGATTGGTGCTTATATCTCATCCAAGAGTGACCCCTTCTTCACCATTTCGGGTGGATTGGCAGGCATTATTTCGGTTGGTGCAGGCATGGACTTGTACCACCCCTCGGTTGTGATCGTCCTGGCGTTTATCGGTGCCTTCTTGATGCCTAAGGTCATCATCGCGATCGAGAAGTTTGGCATTGACGATGCAGTGGGAGCAGTCGGGGTTCACGGTTTCTGCGGTTTGTTTGGCTCTATTGTTACAGGGATTGCGGCGGCTGGTTTCCCGCAGGGCGATGGTATTCCTAACATTAACTTTTTAGGTCAGTTGACTGGTGCATTAATTTGTGTAGTCCTCCTGGGCTTTATTCCTGGGTATGGCGTTAGTTGGCTGTTGAAAAAGTTTAATCTGCTGCGAGTTTCCGCAGATGAGGAAATTGCCGGATTAGATATCGCAGATATGGGTGCTGAGGGTTACCCTGAATACGCAACGATGTCCTTTGTGACAGGTAGTTCTAAGGGCAAATCCGCACAGCCTGCATCTATGAATTCACCTGAGCTTGCAACGGAGTAG
- a CDS encoding phytanoyl-CoA dioxygenase family protein, translating into MQYKPIELTDAQIQQFQEDGFLILENLLPDGLPERLIDRMGRLFYGEFETGIYPDEWYWRPGLSLPDVTREICNAWKCDLTIASLVLSSEIGRLTATLAGWEGARIGQDSMWMKPPLASAIAMHQDGAYIDYLTPPQMMTCWIALNNATAADGTLVYARGSHKWDLVDVEGEFHAPTKDYRWAMLQAAEKAGVDEPELVVVEVPAGGCAFHHGRTWHGLCKTTRTEGVFHSIGLHTIPSNAQFHPTNKAGYIYGRYKRVNDVTMDESFFPVLWTQNGYRSPFLSNYCNDALSNSPVVSSVY; encoded by the coding sequence ATGCAATACAAACCAATTGAATTAACCGACGCCCAAATTCAACAATTTCAAGAGGATGGATTTCTGATTCTAGAGAACCTCCTGCCCGATGGCTTGCCAGAGCGATTGATCGATCGCATGGGTCGCTTATTTTACGGAGAGTTTGAAACCGGGATCTATCCCGATGAGTGGTATTGGCGACCGGGTTTGAGTTTGCCGGACGTAACACGCGAAATCTGCAACGCCTGGAAGTGTGACCTGACGATCGCCAGTCTTGTTCTATCCTCCGAAATCGGTCGGCTTACCGCCACTCTGGCAGGTTGGGAAGGGGCACGGATTGGGCAAGACAGTATGTGGATGAAACCGCCTCTCGCCAGTGCGATCGCCATGCATCAAGACGGGGCATATATCGACTATTTGACTCCACCACAAATGATGACCTGCTGGATTGCCTTGAACAATGCCACCGCTGCCGATGGCACGTTGGTCTATGCGAGAGGTTCTCACAAATGGGATTTGGTCGATGTTGAGGGAGAGTTTCATGCCCCAACCAAAGACTACCGCTGGGCGATGTTGCAAGCGGCAGAAAAAGCTGGAGTCGATGAACCAGAATTAGTGGTAGTTGAAGTACCTGCGGGGGGATGTGCCTTCCATCATGGACGCACCTGGCATGGATTGTGCAAAACCACTCGCACGGAAGGCGTGTTTCACAGCATCGGGTTACATACCATTCCCTCGAATGCCCAATTCCACCCCACCAATAAAGCAGGCTACATCTACGGACGCTACAAGCGAGTCAACGATGTGACGATGGATGAGAGCTTCTTCCCCGTTTTGTGGACTCAGAATGGTTATCGATCGCCCTTTTTGTCGAATTATTGCAATGATGCACTGTCTAACAGTCCAGTTGTATCGAGTGTGTATTGA
- a CDS encoding substrate-binding periplasmic protein codes for MRMVSTVEAGYLHIVASDFDARPMSYVEQGQRSGYEPELARLVCQKLGLEPIWHNTRMEEFYTSMQTGRYDVVWFNQAITPERQQWVDFTRPYGLFDESVLVKAESPVQSVADLVGLRVGGLADSTNLALAATFPGVTVVPYPGSDKVLPEMLEALRKGEIDALIDDELVLVVAAEEDSSLRMAFDVPTRVPFGIGVQKGNTELHSAIESALNTLIADGTVAKLWESWIPWKPFPFAEEIKQPVLTDTNLS; via the coding sequence ATGCGTATGGTTTCAACGGTTGAAGCAGGGTATTTGCACATTGTGGCGAGTGATTTTGATGCTCGTCCGATGAGTTATGTGGAGCAGGGGCAGCGATCGGGCTATGAACCGGAGTTAGCTCGTCTCGTCTGCCAAAAGCTGGGGCTAGAGCCGATCTGGCATAACACCCGCATGGAGGAGTTTTACACATCGATGCAAACCGGTCGCTATGATGTGGTGTGGTTTAATCAAGCCATTACTCCAGAGCGGCAACAGTGGGTCGATTTCACCCGTCCCTATGGATTGTTTGATGAATCAGTGTTAGTCAAAGCCGAGAGTCCGGTGCAGTCGGTTGCAGATCTCGTAGGGTTGCGCGTCGGTGGCTTAGCCGACAGCACCAACCTGGCACTGGCAGCAACGTTTCCCGGTGTGACGGTGGTGCCTTACCCCGGCAGCGACAAAGTGTTACCGGAAATGTTAGAAGCCTTGCGAAAGGGAGAAATTGACGCGCTGATCGATGATGAGTTGGTGCTCGTTGTTGCAGCAGAGGAAGATTCTAGCCTGCGAATGGCGTTTGATGTGCCGACTCGCGTTCCTTTTGGTATTGGCGTTCAAAAGGGCAACACGGAGTTACACAGCGCGATCGAATCTGCCCTGAACACATTAATTGCCGATGGCACTGTTGCAAAACTTTGGGAATCCTGGATCCCCTGGAAACCGTTCCCGTTTGCAGAGGAAATCAAACAACCCGTATTAACGGATACAAACTTGTCATAA
- a CDS encoding glutamine synthetase family protein produces the protein MTGVLTKTETLTDLEAYVAAEGRSELVKQVRAKIDQLGIQYIYYQFISVTGRVVGKGVPADHWEAIAEKGIQLVYGSMANLFLDRHRNYIGYGPEAAELVAIPDPETFCQLPWDKRVARVYCTCFRNREEEIDPGAYLTADCRGNLKRIHAEFQTAHGLHLRHGCEPEMMWLKKGPDGKPAGGVTKPNCYHIDQFEELRPVFLRVIEYSRAMGLDMIQGDHEDAPGQLELNFTFDDALRTCDRLTTYRQICAQVAREFNLIACFMSKPFMGVSASGCHHNLSLWSEGEASVKTFGLESLPGLEDNFTYLKGGTNTFLPEANASDRRIPGQTGLYCIGGVIEHLGALTAIGCSTVNSYRRLWDTGLWAPVYADWGYQNRTCGLRVSAPGRFEYRAVDSMVNPYLMASALLKAFDDGITNQRDPGAPEQRNLYEAMEAGKQVKKLPMSLGEALDRLADDEVIKSALPGEMYMLFDWYKRDEWAKFLATTSDWDMETYLDCLP, from the coding sequence GTGACAGGAGTTCTAACCAAAACTGAAACACTGACCGACTTAGAAGCGTATGTCGCCGCAGAAGGACGCTCAGAGTTAGTCAAACAAGTCCGTGCCAAGATTGATCAATTAGGCATTCAATATATTTACTACCAGTTCATTTCCGTGACAGGTCGGGTTGTGGGTAAAGGGGTTCCTGCCGATCACTGGGAAGCGATCGCCGAAAAAGGCATCCAACTCGTCTACGGTTCGATGGCAAACCTGTTTCTCGATCGCCACCGTAATTACATTGGCTATGGACCCGAAGCGGCTGAACTGGTCGCCATCCCCGATCCTGAAACCTTTTGTCAGTTACCCTGGGATAAGCGGGTTGCCCGTGTTTATTGCACCTGCTTTCGCAACCGCGAAGAAGAAATCGATCCGGGTGCTTACCTGACGGCTGATTGTCGCGGTAACCTGAAGCGGATTCACGCCGAATTTCAGACCGCTCACGGGCTACATCTGCGACATGGGTGTGAACCGGAAATGATGTGGTTGAAAAAAGGACCGGATGGCAAACCCGCAGGTGGTGTGACCAAACCCAACTGTTATCACATCGACCAGTTTGAAGAGTTGCGTCCCGTCTTTTTGCGAGTGATTGAATACAGTCGAGCGATGGGTCTGGACATGATCCAGGGTGATCATGAAGATGCCCCCGGACAGTTGGAACTCAATTTCACTTTTGACGATGCGTTGCGGACGTGCGATCGCCTCACCACCTATCGCCAAATCTGCGCCCAGGTTGCTCGTGAGTTCAACCTGATCGCCTGCTTCATGTCCAAACCCTTCATGGGCGTGTCGGCGTCGGGGTGTCACCACAACCTCTCCCTGTGGAGCGAGGGAGAAGCGAGTGTTAAAACCTTTGGGCTGGAATCCCTGCCTGGATTAGAGGACAACTTCACTTACCTCAAAGGCGGAACCAATACCTTCCTGCCAGAAGCGAATGCGAGCGATCGCCGCATTCCTGGGCAAACCGGGCTGTATTGCATTGGGGGCGTGATTGAGCACCTGGGAGCATTAACGGCGATCGGTTGCTCCACCGTCAACTCCTACCGTCGCCTGTGGGACACCGGATTGTGGGCACCTGTGTATGCTGATTGGGGCTACCAAAACCGTACCTGTGGCTTGCGCGTCTCGGCTCCCGGACGGTTTGAATATCGCGCGGTTGATTCAATGGTCAACCCCTACCTGATGGCATCGGCTCTGCTCAAAGCCTTTGATGATGGCATTACCAACCAGCGTGACCCCGGTGCCCCGGAACAGCGCAACCTCTATGAGGCAATGGAAGCCGGAAAGCAAGTGAAGAAGCTACCCATGTCATTGGGAGAAGCCCTCGATCGCCTCGCGGATGATGAGGTGATTAAATCCGCCCTTCCCGGTGAAATGTATATGCTATTTGATTGGTACAAGCGGGATGAGTGGGCGAAGTTCCTGGCGACCACCAGCGATTGGGATATGGAGACTTATCTGGACTGCTTGCCGTAA
- a CDS encoding DUF6918 family protein: MGLKDKLKDKTIQANLVADCAKLMDEQVAAKGGISGMALKAAYSVVKGIEPSYIPKAIQRLLPDALAALEPMWDEGMQSGDPAAYLTQNRSRTADTLLSITDVKIENSKNGAVRASYNQFRKSVKNDVEEAVPGLAKILRTHIQV; the protein is encoded by the coding sequence ATGGGACTCAAGGATAAGCTCAAAGACAAGACGATTCAGGCAAACTTGGTGGCAGACTGTGCCAAATTGATGGATGAGCAGGTCGCTGCCAAAGGTGGAATCTCTGGAATGGCTTTAAAGGCAGCTTATAGTGTTGTGAAAGGAATTGAGCCAAGCTACATTCCGAAAGCAATCCAACGGTTATTACCAGATGCACTGGCTGCCCTCGAACCCATGTGGGATGAAGGGATGCAGTCAGGCGATCCCGCTGCCTATCTGACCCAAAACCGCTCTCGCACAGCGGATACGCTACTGAGCATCACCGATGTCAAAATCGAAAATTCAAAAAATGGGGCTGTGCGTGCCTCCTATAACCAGTTCCGCAAATCAGTGAAAAATGATGTGGAAGAGGCAGTTCCAGGGTTGGCTAAAATTTTAAGGACTCATATTCAGGTTTAA
- a CDS encoding cytochrome P450 produces MTLPDGPKAPYWLRGIRLIVQPLQYLEGYQRRYGDLFMVRGASTSVVYLNHPSAIQTVFSAAPEHFSSGTGGQVLKFLLGDSSVIIVDGDRHQRQRRLLLPPFHGDRLKTYSQLICDVAQQVTTHWQIGKPFRVRPVMQEITLRIILKAVFGLSEGDRFDQLRQQLSALLDSLGSPLSASLIFFPILRQDWGAWSPWGRFVRLKEQVDHLIYAEIRDRQQRPDPTRNDILTLLMSARDDTGQPLTEQELRDELITLLLAGHETTASALSWAFYWVHKLPTVQDKLRSELDRLGNCAEPEEIARSPYLTAVCQETLRIYPVTLTTGVRVLQSPLEVMGYHLEAGMVLFPCTYLVHQREDLYPNPQEFKPERFLQRQFAPYEYLPFGGGNRYCIGAAFAMLEMKLVLATILRDWQLALPSSQPVKPVRRGLTLAPQGHLKLVATAR; encoded by the coding sequence ATGACGTTGCCTGATGGTCCAAAGGCTCCCTATTGGTTGAGGGGCATTCGGTTGATTGTCCAACCGCTGCAATATCTGGAAGGATATCAACGTCGCTATGGCGACCTGTTTATGGTGCGCGGGGCGTCAACTTCGGTGGTTTATTTGAACCATCCCTCGGCAATTCAAACGGTTTTTTCAGCGGCACCAGAGCACTTTAGCAGCGGCACGGGGGGACAGGTACTCAAGTTTCTTTTGGGTGACTCGTCTGTCATTATCGTGGATGGCGATCGCCACCAGCGTCAGCGGCGGTTGTTGTTACCTCCGTTTCATGGCGATCGCTTAAAGACTTACAGTCAACTCATCTGTGATGTGGCTCAACAGGTGACGACCCACTGGCAGATCGGCAAACCCTTTCGAGTCCGTCCAGTGATGCAGGAGATTACCCTGCGAATTATTTTGAAAGCGGTGTTTGGCTTGAGTGAGGGCGATCGCTTTGACCAGTTGCGCCAGCAGTTGAGTGCGTTGCTCGATTCGCTGGGCTCTCCTTTGAGTGCCTCTCTAATTTTCTTCCCAATTCTGCGTCAAGATTGGGGTGCATGGAGTCCGTGGGGGCGATTTGTCCGGTTGAAGGAGCAGGTCGATCACCTGATTTATGCCGAAATTCGCGATCGCCAACAACGCCCTGACCCCACCCGTAATGACATTTTGACGCTCCTGATGAGTGCGCGTGATGACACGGGGCAACCCCTCACAGAGCAAGAATTGCGCGACGAGTTGATCACGCTGTTGCTGGCAGGACATGAAACCACTGCCTCTGCGTTGTCGTGGGCATTCTACTGGGTTCACAAATTACCCACTGTGCAGGACAAATTGCGATCGGAGTTGGATCGTTTAGGCAACTGTGCTGAGCCAGAAGAAATTGCGCGATCGCCCTATCTGACGGCAGTCTGTCAGGAAACCTTGCGAATCTATCCGGTGACGCTGACTACTGGAGTTCGAGTGCTGCAATCGCCTTTAGAGGTGATGGGATATCACTTGGAAGCAGGAATGGTTTTGTTTCCCTGCACCTACTTAGTTCACCAGCGAGAGGATTTGTATCCCAATCCCCAAGAATTTAAGCCAGAACGGTTCTTGCAGCGGCAGTTTGCCCCCTACGAATACCTGCCCTTTGGTGGCGGAAATCGCTATTGCATTGGTGCAGCTTTTGCCATGTTAGAGATGAAGTTGGTGCTGGCTACGATCTTGCGTGACTGGCAGCTTGCCTTACCCTCATCCCAACCAGTTAAGCCCGTGCGTCGGGGGTTGACGCTTGCTCCACAGGGGCATCTGAAGTTGGTTGCAACGGCTCGCTGA
- a CDS encoding outer membrane protein assembly factor BamB family protein — MKFFRNLLVGLVLCLLLPIALQHGYRAIASDTNVVIRQPLWSVEQEANQNLVVVNDLVLVPSYDMLNQQGQLYALDAASGAQRWVSSEPVQRVLKVENNTLYATNQNYRLITLDATTGATKTSVQFADPDAMILGSALAAYQDTFIVGRSLDSDTNQDEIVALTPDNQRRWSFLTPPDSLISVNFYEPYDVITPKFQDGILIVPILVNPQTEQRGYEITALDATTGNLLWRWKTLDELDNLTVIGDTVYPAHTDGNLTEGRSWVKALDLKTGQERWSYSTIGFTMLASDREAFLWKREDSDQSLHLNVLDKQSGDELRRIVLPLESNQAPGGLILADNTIYASDLRIENVTLGFYGSADNHTWLNAYDATDGRVLWRTPTFMHSHLNTPVVEGDRLFVASRAVDVAGKSVVQAFERSP; from the coding sequence ATGAAATTTTTCCGAAATCTGCTGGTTGGACTGGTGTTGTGTTTGCTACTACCCATTGCGCTTCAACATGGGTACAGGGCGATCGCCTCCGATACTAACGTCGTGATCCGCCAACCGCTCTGGTCGGTTGAGCAGGAAGCGAACCAAAATTTAGTTGTTGTTAATGATCTGGTTCTCGTCCCAAGCTATGACATGCTGAATCAGCAGGGACAGCTTTATGCCCTCGATGCCGCATCGGGTGCTCAACGGTGGGTCAGTTCCGAGCCAGTGCAACGAGTGTTAAAGGTTGAGAATAATACCCTATACGCCACCAACCAAAACTATCGCTTGATCACACTGGATGCCACGACGGGTGCAACCAAAACGTCAGTTCAATTTGCTGACCCTGACGCGATGATTTTGGGTAGTGCGCTCGCGGCTTATCAGGATACCTTTATTGTTGGGCGATCGCTGGATTCAGATACTAATCAGGATGAAATCGTTGCCTTGACTCCCGATAACCAACGTCGCTGGTCTTTTCTCACGCCTCCCGATAGCCTGATATCCGTCAATTTTTATGAACCGTATGATGTCATTACACCTAAATTCCAGGATGGGATTTTGATTGTGCCGATTTTGGTTAATCCGCAGACGGAGCAGCGGGGTTACGAAATTACAGCCCTGGATGCAACCACTGGGAACCTCCTGTGGCGATGGAAAACCCTGGACGAGTTGGACAATCTGACGGTTATCGGAGATACTGTGTACCCTGCCCATACCGATGGCAATCTCACCGAAGGGCGCAGTTGGGTAAAGGCTTTGGACTTAAAGACAGGTCAGGAACGCTGGAGCTATTCAACGATTGGCTTCACCATGCTTGCCAGCGATCGCGAGGCGTTTCTCTGGAAACGGGAGGACAGCGACCAAAGCCTTCATCTAAATGTGTTAGATAAACAATCAGGAGATGAATTGCGCCGCATTGTTCTACCGTTGGAGAGTAATCAGGCACCCGGAGGGTTGATTCTCGCTGATAACACGATTTACGCGAGCGATCTACGAATTGAAAACGTGACTCTTGGGTTCTATGGCTCCGCTGACAATCACACCTGGCTTAACGCCTATGATGCCACTGATGGTCGTGTGTTGTGGCGCACTCCCACCTTTATGCACAGCCATCTTAATACTCCAGTCGTTGAGGGCGATCGCCTATTTGTCGCCAGTCGAGCCGTTGATGTTGCAGGAAAATCGGTTGTTCAGGCATTTGAGCGATCGCCTTAA